From the Bradyrhizobium ontarionense genome, the window CGAACGGATCGCCCGGCGCGAGTGCGAGCAGCACGAACAGGATGAGGCTGATGCCGAGCAGGCTCGGCACGGCGACGATGAGGCGCCTGAGAAGGTAGTTTCCCATCGCTCCACCTCTACGATGTCTGGCTGGTCATGCTGGCTGCGCGATCAGGTCTCGCGATACCAGTTGGCGATCTGCCAAAGGTCGTTGTCCCAGCCGCTCTTGTTCGCGACCATCCCGTTCTTCAGGCCGATGCAGTTGCGGCGGTTGATCTCCGGGAGGATGTAGTTGTCCTGAACGACGAGATCGTTGAGCTTGACGAACAGTGCCGCGCGCTTGACCGGGTCGAGTTCGCTCGAGGCCTGCTTGTAGGTCTCGTCATAGTCCTTGTTCTGCCAGCGCGAGACGTTGCGGCCCTGCCATTTGTTGTCCTTTGAGGCAACTTCCCACGAGGTGAACTGGTTCATGAAGAACTGAGGGTCGGCCTGCGGCATGGTGGTCTGGTACATCTCCATGTCGCAATAGAAGTGCGGATAGGTGTCGGGGTTGGCGGGATCGGAGGAGAAGAACACCGATGCCACGACCGACTTCAGCTCGACCTCGATGCCAGCCTTCTGGAAGGCCTGCTTGATGATCGCCTGATTCTTCTGGCGCGGCGCATTGATCGAGGTCTGGAACACCAGCTTGATCGGCTTGCCGTCCTTCTCGCGCACGCCGGACGAATTCTTCTTCCAGCCGGCCTCCTCGAGGATCTGATTGGCCTTGTCGATCGAGAACTCGAACTTGTTGTTCGGTGAACGGAAGCGCTCGGGGTTGTTGAGGAAGTTTGCGGTCGCGACGCCGGCGCGGCCATAGATGAACTTCTGCACCGAGCCACGATCGATCAGGAGGTTGATCGCCTTGCGCACGGCCGGATCGGTGAAGAACGGATGCTTGGTCTTGACGCTCGCGCGCTCGCCGTCGACCTCGGTCCAGGGATCGGTGACGTTGAGCGCGATGTATTCGATGTGCCCGGTCACCGTGAGCTGCGCCTTGCCCTGTCCGCCGGCCTCCAGCTTGGTCAGGATCTCATCTTCGACCTGCAGATTGTAGGCATAGTCGTATTCGCCGGTCTGCAGCACCGCGCGCGCCGCCGACACCGCATCGCCGCCGCCCTTGACCTCGACCGTGTCGAAATACGGCCGGTTCGCCTGATGGTAGTCGGGATTGCGCTTGGCGGAGATCGAATCGCCAGGCTTGAAGTCGACGTAGATGTAGGGACCGGTGCCGACCGGCTTCAGATTGGCCGGCGCCTCGCGCGACTTGCCGCCGATATAGTCGGCGAACAGATGCTTCGGGATGATGAGACCGTAGGCAGCGACGAAGGCGTCGGCCCAGAACGGCGTCGTCTGCTTGAACGTCAGCTTCACCGTGTAGTCGTCGATCTTCTCGGCCGACTTGATGCCGCGATAGCTGCCGACCGACACCGCGGCGGTGTCGGGATTGACCGAATATTCCCAGTTGAAGATGACGTCATCGGCGGTGAACGGCTTGCCGTCGTGCCATTTGACGCCCTGTTTCAGCTTCCAGGTGACGGACAGGCCGTCGGCGGCAAGCAGGCCGTTCTCCTTGGTCGGAATCTCGGCCGCGAGAATCGGCACCAGATTGCCGTCGGCGTCCCAGCCGGCGAGCGGCTCGTAGAACAGCCGGCAGGCTTCCTGGTCCTTGGTGCCGTTGGCGAAATGCGGATTGAGCAGCGTCGGCGCCTGCCAGAACAGCAGCTTGAGCGGGCCGCCGCCGCCGGCCTTGGTCGGCTTGTACTCGATCGATTCGGCTGCGAAGGCCACGCCGGAATGGGCGAGCATCGTGCCGGCCATCGGCGCGGTCAGCCCCACGGCAATCATCCGCTGCACAAATTCGCGCCGCGACAGGCGTCCCGCTTTGACATCAGCGATCTGGTTACGGAGGTCACGCTCGTTCATTCAATCGACTCCAGGTGATGCTGAATGCCCAAATAAAGCGCCACGCCATGCATCCGCGGGAGCTGCACAAAATTGGATCAGCCTTCGAAGCGACTGTCAAAGCAGAATCCGGGCCAATTTCGTATTATGGAAGGGAATGATTGTCGCACTTCGCATGTGCGGCAAATACTTGCCGCACGACATCCCGGAAAATGGAACTAAGCGTCGTCAGGCGTCGGAACTACGTCAGGATGTTCCGCCGACATATAGCCGCAGAGATTGCGCCTCAGGCCTCGCGATACCAGCTCGGCAACTGCCACA encodes:
- a CDS encoding peptide ABC transporter substrate-binding protein; amino-acid sequence: MNERDLRNQIADVKAGRLSRREFVQRMIAVGLTAPMAGTMLAHSGVAFAAESIEYKPTKAGGGGPLKLLFWQAPTLLNPHFANGTKDQEACRLFYEPLAGWDADGNLVPILAAEIPTKENGLLAADGLSVTWKLKQGVKWHDGKPFTADDVIFNWEYSVNPDTAAVSVGSYRGIKSAEKIDDYTVKLTFKQTTPFWADAFVAAYGLIIPKHLFADYIGGKSREAPANLKPVGTGPYIYVDFKPGDSISAKRNPDYHQANRPYFDTVEVKGGGDAVSAARAVLQTGEYDYAYNLQVEDEILTKLEAGGQGKAQLTVTGHIEYIALNVTDPWTEVDGERASVKTKHPFFTDPAVRKAINLLIDRGSVQKFIYGRAGVATANFLNNPERFRSPNNKFEFSIDKANQILEEAGWKKNSSGVREKDGKPIKLVFQTSINAPRQKNQAIIKQAFQKAGIEVELKSVVASVFFSSDPANPDTYPHFYCDMEMYQTTMPQADPQFFMNQFTSWEVASKDNKWQGRNVSRWQNKDYDETYKQASSELDPVKRAALFVKLNDLVVQDNYILPEINRRNCIGLKNGMVANKSGWDNDLWQIANWYRET